A single genomic interval of Bacillus sp. es.036 harbors:
- a CDS encoding dihydroorotase — MLIQHVKLVNETGELIEQDVLVNEEGRIEEIAKGIEKGAHETFDAKGNLLVPGLVDLHVHLREPGGEHKETIETGTKAAAKGGFTTIAAMPNTRPVPDNEDTMEKLMNRINETASVRVLPYGAITTRQLGQELTNFNGLKTHGAFALTDDGVGVQNAGMMLEAMKRAAASNLSIVAHCEENTLINGGSVHEGHFSKENGLNGIPSVCEAVHIARDVLLAEAAGVHYHVCHISTKESVRVVRDAKRSGINVTAEVTPHHLLLSEDDIPGLDTNYKMNPPLRSKEDREALLEGLLDGTIDFIATDHAPHSQDEKAQSMEKAPFGIVGLETAFPLLYTYFVEKGTFTLKQLVDWLTVKPARAFGLEYGTLASGVQGDMTIINLSDEEDINPELFVSKGKNTPFTGWTCKGWPVATFVNGKIVFDKGSDQ; from the coding sequence ATGCTAATCCAACACGTGAAACTAGTAAACGAAACTGGAGAATTGATCGAGCAGGATGTACTTGTAAATGAGGAAGGACGAATTGAAGAAATCGCAAAAGGTATTGAAAAGGGCGCTCATGAAACGTTCGATGCGAAAGGAAACCTTCTCGTTCCTGGTCTTGTTGATCTCCACGTGCATTTAAGAGAACCGGGCGGAGAGCATAAAGAGACGATTGAAACGGGAACGAAAGCAGCAGCAAAAGGTGGATTTACGACAATAGCGGCGATGCCGAATACAAGACCTGTGCCAGACAATGAAGATACGATGGAGAAATTAATGAATCGCATTAATGAAACGGCTAGCGTACGGGTCCTTCCATACGGAGCGATTACAACGAGGCAGCTTGGTCAAGAGCTTACAAATTTTAATGGGCTAAAAACTCATGGCGCATTTGCGTTAACAGATGATGGTGTTGGCGTCCAGAATGCAGGAATGATGCTAGAAGCGATGAAGCGTGCGGCAGCGAGTAACCTATCCATTGTCGCTCACTGTGAAGAAAATACGTTGATCAATGGCGGAAGCGTTCATGAGGGGCATTTTTCAAAAGAAAATGGATTAAACGGTATCCCGTCTGTATGTGAAGCGGTACATATTGCAAGGGACGTTCTGCTCGCTGAAGCAGCAGGCGTACATTATCACGTTTGTCATATTAGCACGAAAGAATCTGTACGCGTCGTCCGGGATGCGAAACGGTCGGGGATTAACGTCACTGCAGAGGTGACACCGCATCATTTGCTTCTATCAGAAGATGACATCCCTGGACTTGATACAAATTATAAAATGAATCCTCCATTACGCTCGAAGGAAGATCGAGAGGCCCTACTTGAAGGACTGCTCGATGGGACAATTGATTTTATTGCAACAGATCATGCCCCACATTCACAGGATGAAAAGGCACAATCAATGGAGAAAGCACCTTTTGGCATCGTTGGACTGGAGACTGCCTTTCCGCTTCTTTACACTTATTTTGTTGAAAAAGGGACGTTTACGCTCAAGCAACTTGTGGATTGGTTAACGGTGAAGCCAGCACGTGCATTTGGCCTAGAATACGGCACGCTTGCGAGTGGCGTACAAGGTGATATGACCATTATTAATTTATCAGATGAAGAGGATATTAATCCGGAGTTATTTGTCTCAAAGGGGAAAAACACCCCATTTACTGGGTGGACGTGCAAAGGATGGCCAGTAGCAACATTTGTAAATGGAAAAATCGTATTTGACAAGGGGAGCGATCAATGA
- a CDS encoding carbamoyl phosphate synthase small subunit, with amino-acid sequence MKRQLILEDGSIFVGKAFGSDIEKSGEVVFNTGMTGYQEILSDPSYCAQIVTLTYPLIGNYGINRDDFESINPSVHGLIVKEATAVPSYWRNEMTLDELLRVKGIPGLEGIDTRKLTKLIRSNGTLKGKMCSMDVDPEKIARDLSETPLKRDQVKQVSIKAPYASPGRGFRIVLVDFGMKHGILRELTKRKCDVVVVPYNTSAEEILRLNPDGVMLSNGPGDPKDVPEAVEMINGILGKIPLFGICLGHQLFALACGANSEKMKFGHRGSNHPVMDLTTKRVAITSQNHGYTIAPETLEKTELVVTHVAVNDGSIEGVKHKEYAAFSVQYHPEASPGPEDSNELFDDFITMITTFKGEKTYA; translated from the coding sequence ATGAAAAGACAGCTAATTCTAGAAGATGGATCCATTTTTGTAGGAAAAGCATTTGGTAGTGACATCGAAAAAAGCGGTGAAGTTGTTTTTAACACAGGAATGACGGGCTATCAGGAAATTTTATCAGATCCTTCTTACTGTGCTCAAATCGTCACGTTAACGTATCCGTTAATCGGAAACTACGGCATTAACCGAGATGATTTCGAATCAATTAACCCATCTGTACACGGCCTGATCGTTAAAGAAGCAACGGCTGTGCCAAGCTACTGGAGAAATGAAATGACGCTTGATGAACTGCTTCGTGTGAAGGGCATTCCCGGGCTAGAAGGAATTGATACAAGAAAGCTCACAAAGCTGATTCGTTCGAATGGAACGCTAAAAGGAAAGATGTGTAGCATGGACGTCGATCCAGAAAAAATTGCGCGTGATCTAAGCGAAACGCCGTTAAAACGAGATCAGGTGAAGCAGGTGTCTATTAAAGCACCATATGCAAGTCCAGGAAGGGGCTTCCGCATTGTCCTTGTCGATTTTGGGATGAAGCACGGCATTCTAAGAGAATTAACAAAACGTAAATGTGATGTGGTTGTTGTTCCGTACAATACGTCAGCGGAAGAAATTCTTCGCCTAAATCCTGATGGCGTCATGCTTAGTAACGGCCCTGGGGACCCGAAAGATGTTCCCGAGGCTGTAGAGATGATCAACGGCATCCTTGGTAAAATCCCGCTCTTTGGCATTTGTCTTGGTCATCAGCTGTTTGCCCTTGCTTGTGGAGCAAATTCAGAGAAAATGAAGTTTGGTCATAGAGGATCAAATCATCCGGTAATGGATTTAACTACAAAACGCGTGGCGATTACTTCACAAAATCACGGGTATACAATCGCACCTGAAACGTTAGAGAAAACGGAGTTAGTTGTTACACATGTTGCAGTAAATGATGGGTCAATTGAAGGGGTTAAACATAAGGAATATGCAGCTTTCAGTGTGCAATACCATCCAGAAGCTTCACCTGGGCCTGAAGATTCCAATGAACTTTTTGACGACTTTATCACGATGATTACAACATTCAAGGGGGAAAAAACATATGCCTAA
- the carB gene encoding carbamoyl-phosphate synthase large subunit → MPKRTDIQKILVIGSGPIVIGQAAEFDYAGTQACQALKEEGYEVILVNSNPATIMTDTTIADEVYIEPLTLDFVSRIIRKERPDALLATLGGQTGLNMAMELSEAGVLKDYEVELLGTKLDAIQQAEDRDLFRTLMNELNEPVPESDIIHNLEEAYRFVKRIGYPVIVRPAYTLGGTGGGIVNNDEELEEIVSSGLKYSPVTQCLLEKSIAGFKEVEYEVMRDGQDQAIVVCNMENIDPVGIHTGDSIVVAPSQTLSDRDYQMLRNVALKVIRALKIEGGCNIQLALDPYSFQYYIIEVNPRVSRSSALASKATGYPIAKLAAKIAVGLSLAEMKNPVTGKTYASFEPALDYVVSKIPRWPFDKFESANRKLGTQMKATGEVMAIGRTLEESLLKAVRSLESNVSHICIPELAELDDETLEKRIRFADDERIFVVAEAFRRGKTMKQIHDWSMIDHYFLVKIQGMIELENKLKENKGNLDLLLEAKQKGFSDHIIATLWNQTELEIYELRTKESIRPVYKMVDTCAGEFESETPYYYSTYEEENESLETPKESVLVLGSGPIRIGQGIEFDYATVHSVWAIREAGYEAIIINNNPETVSTDFSISDKLYFEPLTVEDVMHVIDLEKPKGVVVQFGGQTAINLADELSARGVKILGTSLEDMDRAENRDKFEMAMAELNIPQPEGKTATSVDQAVSIAERIGYPVLVRPSYVLGGRAMEIVYKESELLHYMENAVKVNPQHPVLIDRYLMGKEIEVDAISDGDTVFIPGIMEHIERAGIHSGDSIAVYPPQSLSSDVKQTLIDQTITLARGLKIKGLLNIQYVIQNEQVYVLEVNPRSSRTVPFLSKITGVPMANLATKVILGASLTSLGYETGYGTERDDVYVKVPVFSFAKLRRVDITLGPEMKSTGEVMGRDYTLEKALYKGLVASGMKIPTHGSVLFTIADKDKEEAIDIVKRFNAIGYHILATEGTAQIIRDLGIPVTVVNKIGAEKPNLLHVIREGQAQFVINTLTRGKQPARDGFRIRRESVENGVVCFTSLDTAKALLRVIETMTFTSTSMPKFHEKEVVRT, encoded by the coding sequence ATGCCTAAACGTACAGATATTCAAAAAATCCTTGTGATCGGATCAGGACCGATTGTCATCGGGCAAGCAGCAGAATTTGACTATGCAGGGACGCAGGCTTGTCAGGCGTTAAAAGAAGAGGGATATGAAGTGATTCTCGTAAACTCGAATCCGGCCACCATTATGACGGATACAACGATTGCGGACGAAGTTTACATCGAACCACTTACGCTTGATTTTGTTAGCCGCATCATTCGAAAAGAACGACCAGATGCTCTTCTTGCGACGCTTGGAGGACAAACTGGACTAAATATGGCAATGGAATTATCAGAAGCGGGCGTTTTGAAAGACTATGAAGTAGAACTTTTAGGTACTAAACTTGATGCGATTCAGCAGGCAGAGGATCGTGATTTGTTTCGTACGCTCATGAATGAGCTAAACGAGCCAGTACCGGAAAGTGATATTATTCATAATCTCGAAGAAGCCTATCGATTTGTGAAGCGAATAGGCTACCCGGTGATCGTTCGCCCTGCCTATACGCTCGGAGGAACAGGCGGGGGAATTGTAAACAATGATGAAGAGCTAGAAGAAATTGTTTCAAGCGGACTTAAGTACAGCCCGGTGACCCAATGTCTTCTCGAGAAAAGCATCGCAGGCTTTAAAGAAGTAGAGTATGAAGTGATGCGTGACGGTCAGGATCAGGCGATCGTCGTTTGTAACATGGAGAACATTGACCCAGTTGGCATTCACACAGGTGACTCCATCGTTGTGGCGCCGAGTCAAACGCTATCAGATCGAGATTATCAAATGCTAAGAAACGTCGCACTAAAAGTAATCCGCGCCTTAAAGATTGAAGGAGGCTGTAACATTCAGCTTGCTCTTGACCCATACAGCTTCCAATATTACATCATTGAGGTAAATCCTAGGGTTAGCCGTTCCTCCGCGCTTGCATCGAAAGCAACGGGCTATCCAATTGCTAAACTAGCAGCAAAAATAGCGGTTGGACTCTCTCTTGCAGAAATGAAAAACCCGGTTACAGGAAAAACGTATGCAAGCTTCGAACCAGCTTTAGACTACGTTGTATCAAAGATTCCAAGATGGCCATTTGATAAATTTGAAAGTGCGAACCGTAAACTAGGAACGCAAATGAAGGCCACAGGCGAAGTGATGGCGATCGGACGGACGCTAGAAGAATCTCTCTTAAAAGCTGTGCGTTCTTTAGAATCGAACGTCAGTCATATATGCATTCCAGAATTAGCTGAGCTTGACGACGAAACGCTGGAGAAACGAATTCGCTTCGCAGATGATGAGCGCATCTTTGTTGTAGCGGAAGCATTTAGAAGAGGAAAGACAATGAAACAAATTCATGACTGGAGCATGATTGATCATTATTTCCTCGTGAAGATACAAGGAATGATTGAACTTGAAAACAAACTAAAAGAAAATAAAGGGAATCTTGATCTTTTACTTGAAGCAAAACAAAAAGGGTTCTCAGATCACATCATTGCAACTCTCTGGAATCAAACAGAGCTTGAAATTTATGAGCTCAGAACAAAAGAATCCATCCGACCTGTCTATAAAATGGTTGATACCTGTGCAGGTGAATTTGAATCGGAAACACCTTATTACTATTCAACGTACGAGGAAGAAAATGAGTCGCTAGAGACGCCGAAAGAGAGTGTGCTTGTGCTTGGCTCAGGACCAATTCGAATCGGGCAAGGAATTGAGTTTGACTACGCAACCGTGCACAGCGTTTGGGCAATTCGCGAAGCGGGATATGAAGCCATTATTATTAATAATAATCCAGAAACGGTTTCAACGGATTTCAGTATTTCAGATAAGCTATACTTTGAACCATTAACAGTGGAAGATGTGATGCACGTCATCGATCTTGAAAAGCCTAAAGGCGTAGTCGTTCAGTTCGGAGGCCAGACGGCTATTAATCTCGCAGACGAACTATCAGCTCGAGGAGTAAAAATTCTAGGAACATCTTTAGAAGATATGGATCGAGCAGAGAATCGCGATAAATTTGAAATGGCGATGGCAGAGCTGAACATTCCGCAACCAGAAGGGAAAACAGCAACATCCGTTGATCAAGCTGTCTCGATTGCCGAGCGAATTGGCTATCCTGTCCTTGTTCGCCCATCCTATGTTCTCGGCGGAAGAGCGATGGAAATCGTCTATAAAGAAAGCGAACTGCTTCATTACATGGAAAATGCGGTTAAAGTGAATCCACAGCATCCAGTCTTAATCGATCGCTATTTGATGGGGAAAGAAATCGAAGTTGATGCGATCTCTGACGGAGATACCGTGTTTATTCCAGGGATTATGGAACATATCGAGCGAGCTGGAATTCACTCAGGCGATTCCATCGCGGTGTATCCACCTCAGAGCTTATCCAGTGATGTGAAGCAAACGCTTATTGATCAAACGATCACGCTTGCGAGAGGATTGAAAATCAAAGGGCTCCTGAATATTCAATATGTGATTCAAAATGAGCAAGTCTATGTGCTCGAAGTAAACCCGCGCTCAAGTCGCACTGTGCCATTCTTGAGTAAAATTACAGGGGTACCAATGGCGAATCTCGCAACGAAAGTGATCTTAGGAGCATCACTTACTTCCCTTGGTTACGAAACAGGGTATGGAACAGAGCGAGACGATGTGTATGTAAAAGTACCGGTCTTCTCGTTTGCGAAACTGCGTCGCGTAGATATTACGCTCGGGCCAGAAATGAAATCAACAGGTGAGGTAATGGGTCGCGATTATACGCTGGAGAAAGCTTTATATAAAGGACTAGTAGCTTCAGGTATGAAGATTCCTACGCACGGCTCAGTCTTATTCACAATCGCCGATAAAGACAAAGAAGAAGCGATCGATATTGTAAAACGGTTCAATGCAATCGGCTACCACATTCTTGCGACAGAAGGAACGGCTCAGATCATACGTGATCTTGGAATCCCTGTGACAGTCGTAAATAAAATTGGGGCAGAAAAGCCGAATTTGTTACACGTCATTCGTGAAGGACAGGCGCAATTTGTCATTAACACGCTCACAAGAGGGAAGCAGCCTGCCCGTGACGGCTTCCGCATTCGACGCGAGTCAGTGGAAAATGGCGTTGTGTGCTTCACGTCGCTTGATACTGCAAAAGCATTGCTACGGGTCATTGAGACGATGACATTTACAAGCACAAGCATGCCAAAGTTTCATGAAAAAGAAGTGGTTCGTACATGA
- a CDS encoding dihydroorotate dehydrogenase electron transfer subunit: protein MKQLKTELVSQKEIAASIYEAVVFHKEIDESFQPGQFVHVKTGFGSDPLLRRPISICHIDPSRHELTMIYRAEGKGTKVLAEMVPGVEVDLLGPLGNGFPVERTKEGDTALLVGGGIGVPPLYYLSEELTKRGVKVKHVHGFQTSSVVFYEEKFKAYGPVTITTADGTYGEEGFVTNQLDMNADYLFACGPSPMLKALENYRAKKGVYLSLEQRMGCGIGACLACVCHVQGDETGFAYRKVCSDGPVFQAGEVVL from the coding sequence ATGAAGCAGTTAAAAACCGAGCTTGTTTCTCAAAAAGAAATTGCAGCTTCGATTTATGAAGCGGTTGTTTTCCATAAGGAGATTGATGAAAGCTTTCAACCTGGACAATTTGTTCATGTTAAAACGGGATTCGGATCAGACCCACTTCTAAGAAGGCCGATTAGCATTTGTCATATCGATCCTTCAAGGCATGAGTTAACGATGATTTACCGTGCAGAAGGAAAAGGAACAAAAGTATTAGCCGAGATGGTACCAGGGGTCGAAGTGGACCTCCTTGGACCACTCGGGAATGGTTTTCCAGTTGAGAGGACAAAGGAGGGCGATACAGCTCTACTTGTGGGGGGCGGTATCGGCGTTCCCCCCCTCTATTACCTTTCAGAGGAGTTAACGAAGCGCGGTGTAAAAGTAAAACATGTACACGGTTTTCAAACGAGTTCTGTCGTTTTCTACGAAGAAAAATTTAAAGCATATGGCCCTGTCACAATCACAACAGCAGATGGCACATATGGCGAAGAAGGATTTGTAACAAACCAGCTTGATATGAACGCTGACTACCTTTTTGCCTGCGGACCATCGCCTATGTTAAAAGCTCTAGAGAATTACCGTGCCAAAAAAGGTGTTTACCTCTCACTCGAACAGCGAATGGGATGTGGAATTGGTGCATGTCTCGCATGTGTTTGTCACGTACAGGGAGACGAAACAGGCTTTGCTTATCGTAAAGTATGCAGTGATGGGCCAGTATTTCAAGCGGGGGAGGTTGTTCTATGA
- a CDS encoding dihydroorotate dehydrogenase, with amino-acid sequence MNRLRVELPGLDLKNPIMPASGCFGFGKEYSQFYNLDQLGAIMVKATTHEPRFGNPTPRVAETTSGMLNAIGLQNPGLERVMTEELPWLSNYNVPIIANVAGSTIEDYVAVAERISTADNVHALELNISCPNVKEGGLAFGTVPETAFEVTKAVKEVSSVPVYVKLSPNVTDIVQMAKVVERAGADGLTMINTLLGMRIDLKSGKPILANGAGGLSGPAIKPVAIRMIHQVSQQVNIPIIGMGGVQSAEDVIEYFLAGASAVAVGTANFVDPFTCPTIIDSLPALLDELGVHHISELTGRSWKKSWDLQSSSH; translated from the coding sequence ATGAATCGATTACGAGTTGAGCTACCAGGACTGGATCTAAAAAACCCGATTATGCCAGCATCAGGCTGCTTTGGATTTGGTAAAGAGTATAGTCAGTTTTATAACCTGGATCAGCTTGGAGCAATTATGGTGAAGGCGACAACGCATGAGCCGCGTTTTGGCAATCCAACCCCTCGCGTCGCAGAAACAACATCAGGCATGTTAAATGCGATTGGTCTTCAAAACCCAGGACTTGAGCGTGTGATGACAGAGGAATTACCGTGGCTATCGAACTATAACGTGCCAATTATTGCGAATGTCGCTGGATCGACGATAGAAGACTACGTGGCTGTTGCAGAGCGAATCTCAACGGCAGACAACGTACATGCGCTTGAGTTGAATATTTCTTGTCCAAATGTGAAAGAAGGCGGTCTTGCATTTGGAACGGTGCCTGAAACGGCATTTGAGGTCACTAAAGCAGTTAAAGAGGTGTCATCGGTTCCTGTTTACGTCAAACTCTCGCCAAACGTGACAGATATTGTGCAGATGGCAAAAGTCGTTGAGCGTGCGGGCGCTGATGGGTTAACGATGATCAATACGCTTCTCGGTATGCGAATTGATTTAAAATCAGGTAAGCCGATCCTTGCAAATGGAGCGGGAGGATTATCAGGTCCGGCGATTAAACCTGTGGCGATTCGTATGATTCATCAAGTGAGTCAGCAAGTCAACATTCCAATTATTGGAATGGGTGGGGTACAGTCGGCGGAGGATGTAATCGAATATTTTCTCGCAGGAGCGAGCGCTGTTGCGGTTGGTACGGCAAACTTCGTGGATCCATTCACTTGTCCTACTATTATTGACTCCTTACCAGCTTTGCTGGATGAATTAGGTGTTCACCATATTTCTGAGCTGACAGGAAGGAGCTGGAAAAAGTCATGGGATCTTCAATCATCCTCGCACTAG
- the pyrF gene encoding orotidine-5'-phosphate decarboxylase — protein MGSSIILALDFSEKEELNDFLKQFEGEKLFVKVGMEAFYQYGPKLVDELKQRGHHVFLDLKLHDIPNTVNKAMKGLAGLGVDLINVHASGGSRMMQAAVEGLEAGTSGGQKRPLCIGVTQLTSTSEEMLRNELQIATDMKNSVVSLAELAKGSGLDGVVSSALEVPMIKEACGESFLTVTPGIRLEGDMAGDQNRVCSPKKARSLGSDFIVVGRSITGAKNPLAAYDILKSEWRNINEINR, from the coding sequence ATGGGATCTTCAATCATCCTCGCACTAGATTTTTCGGAAAAGGAAGAGCTAAATGATTTCCTTAAGCAATTTGAAGGAGAGAAACTTTTTGTAAAAGTGGGAATGGAAGCATTTTATCAATACGGACCAAAGCTTGTAGACGAATTAAAACAGCGAGGTCACCATGTTTTCCTCGATTTGAAACTGCATGATATTCCAAATACAGTGAATAAAGCGATGAAGGGTCTTGCTGGTCTAGGTGTTGACTTAATTAACGTACATGCGAGCGGAGGATCACGGATGATGCAGGCGGCAGTTGAAGGACTAGAAGCAGGTACTAGCGGTGGCCAAAAACGGCCTTTGTGCATCGGTGTCACGCAATTAACGAGTACATCAGAAGAAATGCTTCGAAACGAACTGCAAATTGCAACAGATATGAAAAATAGTGTTGTGTCTCTTGCAGAACTTGCAAAGGGAAGCGGACTTGATGGGGTCGTTAGTTCAGCTCTTGAAGTTCCGATGATTAAAGAAGCGTGCGGAGAATCGTTCTTAACGGTAACACCAGGCATTAGATTAGAAGGCGATATGGCCGGAGATCAAAACCGGGTCTGCTCTCCGAAGAAAGCACGGTCTCTAGGAAGTGATTTTATTGTGGTCGGACGTAGCATCACAGGAGCGAAAAACCCATTAGCGGCATACGACATCTTAAAATCAGAGTGGAGGAATATAAATGAAATCAATCGCTAA
- the pyrE gene encoding orotate phosphoribosyltransferase — translation MKSIAKALLEIEAVSLQPNNPFTWSSGLLSPIYCDNRLTLSYPKVRKEIARGLAAMVKEKYADAEVIAGTATAGIPHASWVSDLLDLPMVYVRGSAKGHGKGNVIEGKVEEGQKVVVIEDLVSTGGSAIDAVKQLEAAGANVLGVAAIFTYGMKKGAEQFTSAEIAWDTLTNFDELLTCAVETGMIEEREVQSLLHWRDNPSSKEWLEQLKDLSV, via the coding sequence ATGAAATCAATCGCTAAAGCACTTTTGGAAATTGAAGCCGTTAGCCTTCAGCCAAATAACCCTTTTACGTGGTCATCAGGATTATTATCACCAATTTACTGTGATAATCGTTTAACCCTCTCTTATCCAAAGGTAAGAAAGGAAATTGCGCGTGGGCTTGCCGCTATGGTGAAAGAAAAATACGCTGATGCAGAAGTGATTGCCGGAACAGCAACCGCTGGTATTCCTCACGCTTCCTGGGTAAGCGACCTGCTCGATCTTCCGATGGTATACGTTCGAGGAAGTGCAAAAGGCCATGGAAAAGGAAATGTGATTGAAGGGAAAGTAGAGGAAGGACAAAAGGTTGTTGTAATTGAAGATTTGGTTTCAACAGGAGGCAGTGCGATCGACGCTGTGAAACAATTAGAAGCTGCTGGCGCTAACGTGCTCGGTGTAGCCGCCATCTTTACATATGGAATGAAAAAAGGAGCAGAGCAGTTCACCAGCGCGGAAATTGCCTGGGATACGCTTACCAATTTCGATGAATTATTAACATGTGCCGTAGAAACAGGTATGATTGAAGAAAGAGAGGTTCAATCACTGCTTCACTGGCGCGACAATCCATCCTCAAAAGAATGGTTGGAGCAGTTGAAAGATCTCTCCGTTTAG
- a CDS encoding class I SAM-dependent methyltransferase — MRKMQGEEFDSLVSFFDDMARTKWLGAVHDELKQASGSWEEKSVLDVGCGTGRLLLRGVEEASMLTGVDLSSEMIKASKQNFFFLNRSNKSHFSEGDACNLAFEDDSFDLSLSTCVMFLLPEPEAGMKEMIRVTKEGGKVVMLNPSLQMDQMAAFSYGKKHNMSGFEQTSLLKWSNVSTKRHRYSPDQLSEKLKGLGAKETKHVEVLDGLAIITVASL; from the coding sequence ATGAGAAAAATGCAGGGAGAAGAGTTCGATTCACTCGTATCCTTTTTTGATGATATGGCACGAACAAAGTGGCTTGGTGCCGTTCATGATGAACTAAAACAAGCTTCCGGTTCATGGGAAGAAAAATCCGTTCTCGATGTAGGATGTGGGACAGGGAGGCTTCTTCTTCGTGGTGTTGAGGAAGCGAGCATGCTGACAGGTGTTGATCTATCATCTGAAATGATTAAAGCTAGCAAACAGAATTTTTTCTTTTTGAATCGGTCGAATAAAAGTCACTTTTCAGAAGGTGACGCATGCAACCTTGCGTTTGAGGACGACTCGTTTGATTTGTCTCTATCAACGTGCGTCATGTTTCTATTACCTGAGCCTGAAGCAGGCATGAAAGAGATGATTCGTGTAACAAAAGAAGGCGGGAAGGTTGTGATGTTAAATCCGTCTTTACAAATGGACCAAATGGCAGCTTTCTCATATGGAAAAAAGCATAATATGAGCGGTTTTGAACAAACTTCTTTGCTCAAATGGTCGAATGTTTCAACAAAAAGGCACCGCTACTCACCAGACCAATTAAGTGAAAAGCTTAAAGGTTTAGGTGCGAAGGAAACAAAACATGTTGAAGTGCTGGATGGTTTGGCCATTATTACAGTTGCATCCTTATAA